The following are encoded together in the Xanthobacter autotrophicus Py2 genome:
- a CDS encoding Aldose 1-epimerase (PFAM: Aldose 1-epimerase~KEGG: rle:pRL90061 putative aldose epimerase family protein), producing the protein MSMAGKSVSLSSSVLSAEIAPLGAELVRLRDGAGRDLLWHGDAAFWAGRAPLLFPIVGRLPDDELLHDGQRFSMKQHGFARRSTFDVVEEEPGRAVFRLLPSAETRAQYPFAFALDVAYVLDGATITITGTVRNPGSDSLPASFGFHPAFLWPLPYGGSRADHRLLFDEPEVEPVHRPVGGLLSAATEPNPAASGIVAPDDALFERDAVIFRTVRSHRIRFGVPGAPGLEIGFPGMPQLGLWSKPGAPFLCIEPWHGFATPEGDGRPFAEKPGLAHIAPGAAQSFAMSISWLPDIGG; encoded by the coding sequence ATGAGCATGGCGGGCAAGTCGGTGAGCTTGAGTTCCAGCGTGCTGTCGGCGGAGATCGCCCCCCTCGGCGCCGAGCTGGTGCGGCTGCGCGACGGCGCCGGCCGCGACCTGCTGTGGCATGGCGATGCGGCGTTCTGGGCGGGGCGCGCGCCGCTGCTGTTTCCCATCGTCGGCCGCCTGCCGGACGATGAGCTGCTCCACGACGGCCAGCGCTTCTCCATGAAGCAGCATGGCTTTGCCCGGCGCAGCACGTTCGATGTGGTGGAGGAGGAGCCCGGCCGTGCCGTATTCCGGCTGCTGCCGAGCGCCGAGACCCGCGCCCAATATCCCTTCGCCTTCGCGCTGGACGTGGCCTATGTGCTCGACGGCGCCACCATCACCATCACCGGGACGGTGCGCAATCCGGGCTCGGACAGCCTGCCGGCGAGCTTCGGCTTCCATCCGGCCTTCCTGTGGCCGCTGCCCTATGGCGGCAGCCGGGCCGACCATCGCCTGCTGTTCGATGAGCCGGAGGTGGAGCCGGTGCACCGGCCGGTGGGGGGCCTGCTCTCGGCGGCTACCGAGCCTAATCCGGCTGCGAGCGGCATCGTCGCGCCCGACGACGCCCTGTTCGAGCGTGACGCGGTGATCTTCCGCACCGTCCGATCGCACCGCATCCGCTTCGGCGTGCCCGGCGCGCCGGGCCTTGAGATTGGCTTTCCGGGCATGCCGCAGCTCGGCCTGTGGTCGAAGCCGGGCGCGCCCTTCCTGTGCATCGAGCCCTGGCACGGCTTCGCCACGCCGGAGGGGGATGGCCGGCCCTTCGCGGAGAAGCCCGGCCTCGCGCACATTGCGCCGGGCGCGGCGCAGTCGTTCGCCATGTCCATAAGCTGGCTGCCCGACATCGGCGGCTGA
- a CDS encoding regulatory protein GntR HTH (PFAM: regulatory protein GntR HTH; GntR domain protein~KEGG: rle:pRL120181 putative GntR family transcriptional regulator) — protein MRQGVRANQMEPTYGQIVTTSAASQIADQLQQAIVDGRLKVDERLPTEEELAAQFGVSRPTVREALKRLAARHLIRSRRGPTGGTFVTGPSPEDLAASLGTSVTLMVASGGITLEEMATARLEMEAVCCRLAAQNRTDAHLAALEAEIALQKNAAVSDQDFCASDVRFHRAVVDAAGNALLRFLMNAVVEALMPVSNMIIFRVRDRKEIVGHHERMLAALRERDGEAAVEALGGLVHYIRAQYAKADEARKAPRR, from the coding sequence GTGAGACAGGGAGTGCGGGCAAACCAGATGGAACCGACCTACGGCCAGATTGTCACCACCAGCGCCGCCAGCCAGATCGCGGACCAGCTTCAGCAGGCGATCGTGGATGGCCGCCTCAAGGTGGATGAGCGCCTGCCGACTGAAGAGGAGCTGGCCGCCCAGTTCGGCGTGTCGCGCCCCACCGTGCGCGAGGCGCTGAAGCGGCTGGCGGCGCGCCACCTCATCCGTTCGCGGCGCGGCCCGACCGGCGGCACCTTCGTCACCGGGCCGTCGCCCGAGGACCTGGCGGCCAGCCTCGGCACCTCGGTCACGCTCATGGTGGCGAGCGGCGGCATCACGCTTGAGGAGATGGCCACGGCCCGGCTGGAGATGGAGGCGGTGTGCTGCCGCCTCGCCGCGCAGAACCGCACCGACGCGCATCTCGCGGCGCTGGAGGCGGAGATCGCCCTGCAGAAGAACGCCGCCGTCTCCGACCAGGATTTCTGCGCCTCCGATGTGCGTTTCCATCGCGCGGTGGTGGACGCCGCCGGCAACGCGCTGCTGCGCTTCCTCATGAACGCGGTGGTGGAAGCCCTGATGCCGGTGAGCAACATGATCATCTTCCGCGTCCGCGACCGGAAGGAGATCGTCGGCCATCACGAGCGCATGCTGGCGGCCCTGAGGGAGCGGGACGGCGAGGCCGCCGTCGAGGCCCTCGGCGGGCTCGTCCACTACATCCGCGCGCAATATGCGAAGGCCGACGAGGCCCGCAAAGCCCCTCGCCGCTGA
- a CDS encoding putative transcriptional regulator, CopG family (KEGG: nha:Nham_4274 putative transcriptional regulator, CopG family): MTNKVQELRPRHAESEKITINLGYVDLGQVDLLVREGFYSNRTDFIRTAIRNQIDRHDEALKKSLARHQMDLGLRRYSRADLEAAQKAGEMLHIQVLGMAVIAEDVSAELARSTIASLQVLGALQAGPAVKAALADRIL; the protein is encoded by the coding sequence ATGACCAACAAGGTGCAGGAGCTGCGTCCAAGGCATGCGGAGAGCGAGAAGATCACCATCAACCTCGGCTATGTGGACCTGGGCCAGGTCGACCTGCTGGTGCGCGAGGGGTTCTATTCCAACCGGACCGATTTCATCCGCACCGCCATCCGCAACCAGATCGACCGCCACGACGAAGCCCTCAAGAAATCACTGGCGCGACATCAAATGGACCTCGGCCTGCGGCGCTATAGCCGCGCCGATCTCGAGGCCGCGCAGAAGGCCGGTGAGATGCTGCATATCCAGGTCCTGGGAATGGCCGTGATCGCCGAGGACGTCTCCGCGGAGCTGGCGCGCTCGACCATCGCCTCGCTTCAGGTGCTCGGCGCCTTGCAGGCCGGCCCGGCGGTGAAGGCCGCCCTGGCCGATCGTATCCTCTGA
- a CDS encoding Rieske (2Fe-2S) domain protein (PFAM: Rieske [2Fe-2S] domain protein~KEGG: bbt:BBta_6713 putative ferredoxin): protein MVRNLRVAGQTLVSAKAIPMAFTSVCPTSAVSEGAMGLFQVGRKSVLLVWPTGGELKAYRGRCPHADMPLTDATFNGQTVTCPIHVWGFDATSGKCVTHLVRNALHPYEVRVEGDEILVDVGPVKPARAPA, encoded by the coding sequence ATGGTCCGCAACTTGCGTGTGGCTGGCCAGACGTTGGTTTCTGCGAAGGCGATCCCCATGGCGTTCACCTCTGTCTGTCCCACGAGTGCCGTGAGTGAGGGGGCCATGGGCCTCTTCCAGGTCGGTCGCAAGAGCGTGCTGCTGGTGTGGCCCACGGGCGGCGAGCTGAAGGCCTATCGCGGACGCTGCCCCCACGCCGACATGCCCTTGACCGACGCCACCTTCAACGGGCAGACCGTCACCTGCCCCATCCATGTGTGGGGCTTCGACGCCACCAGCGGCAAGTGCGTGACCCACCTCGTGCGCAATGCGCTCCACCCCTATGAGGTGCGGGTGGAGGGCGACGAGATCCTGGTGGACGTGGGACCGGTGAAGCCGGCCCGCGCCCCGGCCTGA
- a CDS encoding Quinone oxidoreductase putative YhdH/YhfP (TIGRFAM: Quinone oxidoreductase putative YhdH/YhfP~PFAM: Alcohol dehydrogenase zinc-binding domain protein; Alcohol dehydrogenase GroES domain protein~KEGG: rpa:RPA4658 zinc-binding dehydrogenase (related to alcohol dehydrogenase, NADPH quinone oxidoreductase)) — translation MSNETFRALMARKTEAGQSIAIETITEADLPEADVTVDVEYSSFNYKDGLALKGLSRILRALPMVPGIDFAGTVRSSASPDFQPGDKVVLTGWGVGENWSGGFAQRARVKGEWLVKLPEGLSSRQAMAIGTAGLTAMLCVDALERYGIAAGGNVLVTGAAGGVGSVAVRLLSRLGYKVSALTGRRSEEDFLKSIGATDIVDRDTYAAAGKPLQGERWHGAVDTVGGPILANVLASTVYGGAVAACGLAASTDLPTTVFPFILRNVALLGVDSVNCPTPRRAHAWARLAELLEPGDLDLVTQEVGLDDLPKLADDIIAGRVRGRTVVRT, via the coding sequence ATGAGCAACGAAACGTTTCGCGCCCTCATGGCGCGAAAGACAGAGGCTGGCCAGTCCATCGCCATCGAAACCATCACCGAAGCAGATCTGCCCGAGGCGGATGTGACGGTTGATGTGGAATATTCTTCGTTCAACTATAAGGACGGGCTCGCCCTCAAGGGCCTCAGCCGCATCCTGCGCGCCCTGCCCATGGTGCCGGGCATCGACTTTGCCGGCACCGTCCGCTCCAGCGCCTCTCCCGATTTCCAGCCCGGCGACAAGGTCGTTCTCACCGGCTGGGGCGTGGGCGAAAACTGGTCCGGCGGCTTTGCGCAACGAGCGCGCGTGAAGGGCGAATGGCTGGTGAAGCTGCCCGAGGGGCTCTCCAGCCGCCAGGCCATGGCGATCGGCACCGCGGGCCTCACCGCCATGCTCTGCGTGGATGCCCTGGAACGCTACGGCATTGCCGCCGGCGGCAACGTGCTGGTGACGGGCGCGGCGGGTGGTGTGGGCAGCGTCGCGGTGCGCCTGCTCTCGCGGCTCGGCTACAAGGTCAGCGCCCTTACCGGCCGCCGCAGCGAGGAAGACTTCCTCAAGAGCATCGGCGCCACCGACATCGTCGACCGCGACACCTACGCGGCAGCCGGCAAGCCCCTGCAGGGCGAGCGCTGGCACGGGGCGGTCGACACGGTCGGTGGGCCTATCCTGGCCAACGTGCTTGCCTCCACCGTCTATGGCGGCGCGGTGGCCGCCTGCGGCCTCGCCGCTTCGACCGACCTGCCGACCACGGTCTTCCCCTTCATCCTGCGGAACGTGGCGCTCCTCGGGGTCGATTCCGTGAATTGTCCGACGCCGCGGCGCGCGCACGCGTGGGCACGCCTTGCGGAACTGCTCGAGCCCGGCGACCTCGATCTGGTGACGCAGGAAGTCGGCCTCGACGACCTTCCCAAGCTTGCCGACGACATCATTGCCGGCCGCGTCCGAGGCCGGACGGTGGTTCGCACCTAG
- a CDS encoding esterase, PHB depolymerase family (TIGRFAM: esterase, PHB depolymerase family~KEGG: bja:bll4997 hypothetical protein) has protein sequence MARRSKIDVLEATRLTRQGRLEEAMAVLRGDVDTPHDADTPPEADGKAFVDLVPPSAATGSAWTTPSAAAPAATAHRSETGSTAVPWLDGLLDMVLNRTATSGHEAPTHTPAPTARGGVAEPAPQKARLHMPSGKSFEERTFANEAGRRTYKLYVPGRFDGQPLPLLVMLHGCTQSPDDFATGTRMNELAEEHGFFVAYPAQSHDANASGCWNWFNAGDQRRDRGEPSLIAGITRQIMDDFPVDPDRVFAAGLSAGGATAAIMGATYPDLYRAIGVHSGLACGAARDMSSAFSAMRQGGHPSVGTVVHRTDGKIVPTIVFHGDGDRTVHPLNGAQVVAQVAAQLAAQAKAEEKLAVTITSGQTPEGIGYTREVQSDETGRSVLEHWVLHGAGHAWSGGSPSGSYTEPRGPDASREMVRFFLQTTSVPRG, from the coding sequence ATGGCCAGACGATCCAAGATCGACGTTTTGGAAGCCACCCGCCTCACCCGCCAGGGCCGGCTTGAAGAAGCTATGGCCGTGCTGCGCGGGGACGTCGATACGCCCCACGACGCAGACACGCCGCCTGAAGCGGATGGCAAGGCATTCGTCGACCTGGTGCCCCCCTCGGCGGCAACCGGAAGCGCCTGGACGACACCGTCCGCCGCCGCGCCGGCGGCCACGGCGCATCGCAGCGAGACCGGCTCGACTGCCGTCCCGTGGCTGGACGGGCTGCTCGACATGGTCCTGAACCGAACCGCGACGAGCGGGCATGAAGCCCCGACCCACACCCCGGCCCCAACCGCGCGCGGTGGCGTGGCGGAACCCGCGCCCCAGAAAGCGCGTCTCCATATGCCGTCCGGCAAAAGCTTCGAGGAGCGCACCTTTGCCAACGAGGCCGGGCGCCGAACCTACAAGCTTTATGTGCCCGGCCGCTTCGACGGCCAGCCGCTGCCGCTCCTGGTGATGCTGCACGGCTGCACCCAGTCACCCGATGATTTCGCCACCGGCACCCGGATGAACGAGCTCGCGGAAGAGCACGGCTTTTTCGTCGCCTACCCGGCCCAGAGCCACGACGCCAATGCCTCCGGATGCTGGAACTGGTTCAATGCGGGCGATCAGCGGCGCGACCGGGGCGAACCGTCCCTGATCGCCGGCATCACCCGCCAGATCATGGACGATTTCCCGGTCGATCCCGATCGGGTGTTCGCCGCCGGCCTGTCCGCCGGAGGCGCCACGGCGGCGATCATGGGGGCAACCTATCCCGATCTCTATCGCGCCATCGGCGTGCATTCCGGACTGGCCTGCGGCGCCGCCCGCGACATGTCCTCCGCCTTTTCAGCCATGCGCCAGGGCGGCCATCCAAGCGTCGGGACGGTGGTGCATCGCACCGACGGAAAGATCGTGCCCACCATCGTGTTCCATGGCGACGGCGACAGAACGGTCCATCCCCTGAACGGCGCGCAGGTGGTGGCGCAGGTGGCCGCGCAACTGGCGGCACAGGCGAAGGCCGAGGAGAAACTGGCGGTGACCATCACCTCCGGCCAGACGCCGGAAGGCATCGGCTACACGCGGGAGGTGCAGAGCGACGAAACCGGGCGCAGCGTGCTGGAGCACTGGGTGCTCCACGGCGCCGGCCATGCCTGGTCCGGCGGCAGCCCGTCGGGATCCTACACCGAGCCGCGGGGACCGGACGCCAGCCGCGAAATGGTGCGCTTCTTCCTGCAGACCACATCCGTCCCGCGCGGCTGA
- a CDS encoding multicopper oxidase type 2 (PFAM: multicopper oxidase type 2~KEGG: rha:RHA1_ro05016 hypothetical protein) gives MGTVNGLRRHSRWLLLAFGIIGAAAQAQAQTPSRMPAPVRAAPAFREPVTLASKDGVLEVRLTAHQGAARLDTSAVPVKNALLFGYTLVQGTASDGVAAARDVYPAPTLQVAPGETLVIHLENGLKDLTVRDFYDPNYAARGAAVPLDPAPLSESPINLHTHGLHVSPRGNSDNVLLHMPAGTANTYVYRIPADHPQGAYWYHPHLHTLTAAHVYFGLAGLLTIGRADGNLPAVTQQAIPIRNMALQYNFVFDRQGPAPQFNNANWPQFVSTLEPPAPGALAAGTYRPVLAPVNFTQARPGTQFATVWYAGPLSINNMRGRFQFIPNSLQSFTAAAGSAGNVPADPAQPDHLRDVQFTVNGQFQPMLRSKPGQTEIWVLSNISDIAYMKLRLTETATGRHPKIAILGQDGNPSPVVRYPTDEDGTRLLIPPASRFAIAVTMPETGDLVLEMPPLGGGARTQNAPGILYTANGTENPPAVLGTLSVAPSAVSYFDGFFFFPTQVLARAVPDGGQLTTKDTTKGTTTVFREGEPLVAGAPFDDLSRLTPDLTRRILINGGFLNDLASTDDPKTFIYAFDSGAFPNVPLIQPRLGSVEEWAFSNINNDEHPIHVHVNDFQLVAMSDPTVDLTLGPLMQGLDNVNVPAPNLGPEESVIQPGTLSIRTRFLDYAGLFVMHCHRLNHEDNGLMALVNIIPAVSTYAVAIPGGPGRAASVRVFDNNGDRLLATVTPFPGFEGTVNVAMGDVDGDGVYDLVVGAGAGRAPEVAVFSGGAGKGGAGQGAAPFTRELARFRAFDAGATGGVSVAVAQIDGTTADNIIAGSGPGVRSEVKVFRSTLLPLGWAPALFSSFSPYGDDRSGVTLGTGFVDFATGRQSIVTAPGPGAPARVKVFAFPLLSPIGAATPVALSPPAPAPATPIPAALAPFGDICRGNVDRFEPVISAEFSPFGDDYKGGVSLATGWLAGVLGGAERIVVGQLDGGTVKVFSSGSALDGGPVMYLHSAAAHPAVAFGEMASLQPFGAGGRGLSVATTSTTEGADLLVSAPPEGGRPAKVLRFHMVRPAPSARQLEARRVGETEVASTGRITLGGD, from the coding sequence ATGGGAACCGTCAACGGCCTACGCCGGCATTCGCGCTGGCTTCTCCTCGCCTTCGGTATCATCGGCGCCGCCGCCCAAGCCCAGGCCCAAACGCCGTCGCGAATGCCGGCGCCGGTCCGCGCCGCCCCCGCCTTCCGCGAGCCGGTGACCCTCGCCAGCAAAGACGGCGTGCTCGAAGTGCGGCTCACCGCGCACCAGGGCGCCGCCCGGCTCGACACCTCGGCCGTCCCGGTGAAGAACGCGCTGCTGTTCGGCTACACGCTGGTGCAGGGCACGGCCTCCGACGGTGTCGCCGCGGCGCGCGATGTCTATCCCGCCCCCACCTTGCAGGTGGCGCCGGGCGAGACCCTGGTCATCCATCTGGAGAATGGTCTCAAGGACCTGACCGTCCGCGATTTCTACGATCCCAACTATGCCGCGCGGGGCGCCGCCGTGCCGCTCGATCCCGCGCCGCTGTCGGAATCGCCCATCAACTTGCATACCCACGGCCTGCATGTGAGCCCGAGGGGCAATTCGGACAATGTGCTGCTGCATATGCCGGCGGGCACCGCCAACACCTATGTCTACCGCATCCCGGCCGACCATCCGCAGGGGGCCTACTGGTACCACCCGCATTTGCACACCCTCACCGCCGCCCATGTCTATTTCGGCCTGGCGGGCCTGCTCACCATCGGGCGGGCGGACGGCAATTTGCCGGCGGTGACGCAGCAGGCCATCCCCATCCGCAACATGGCGCTGCAATATAATTTCGTGTTCGATCGCCAGGGGCCTGCGCCGCAGTTCAACAATGCCAACTGGCCACAATTCGTCAGCACGCTGGAGCCGCCCGCCCCCGGCGCGCTCGCCGCCGGCACCTATCGCCCGGTGCTGGCGCCGGTGAACTTCACGCAGGCGCGGCCCGGCACGCAGTTCGCCACCGTGTGGTACGCCGGGCCCTTGTCCATCAACAACATGCGCGGGCGCTTCCAGTTCATCCCGAACAGCCTGCAGAGCTTCACCGCCGCCGCCGGCAGCGCGGGCAACGTGCCCGCCGACCCGGCCCAGCCCGACCATCTGCGCGACGTGCAGTTCACCGTGAACGGGCAGTTCCAGCCGATGCTCCGCAGCAAGCCGGGGCAGACCGAGATCTGGGTGCTCTCCAACATCTCCGACATCGCGTACATGAAACTCCGCCTCACCGAGACGGCGACCGGCCGCCACCCGAAGATCGCCATCCTCGGGCAGGACGGCAATCCGAGCCCGGTGGTGCGTTATCCGACCGACGAGGACGGCACGCGCCTCCTCATTCCGCCGGCATCGCGCTTCGCCATCGCCGTGACCATGCCGGAGACCGGCGACCTGGTGCTGGAGATGCCGCCGCTGGGCGGTGGCGCGCGGACCCAGAACGCACCCGGCATCCTCTACACGGCCAACGGCACCGAAAACCCGCCCGCCGTGCTCGGCACCCTCAGCGTGGCGCCTTCGGCGGTGAGCTATTTCGACGGCTTCTTCTTCTTCCCCACCCAGGTGCTGGCGCGGGCGGTGCCGGACGGGGGCCAGCTCACCACGAAGGACACCACGAAAGGCACCACGACGGTGTTCCGGGAGGGCGAGCCACTGGTGGCCGGCGCCCCGTTCGACGACCTCTCCAGGCTGACGCCGGATCTGACCCGCCGCATCCTCATCAATGGCGGGTTCCTCAATGATCTCGCCAGCACCGACGATCCGAAGACCTTCATCTATGCCTTCGACAGCGGCGCCTTCCCCAATGTGCCGCTGATCCAGCCGCGCCTCGGCTCGGTGGAGGAATGGGCCTTCAGCAACATCAACAACGACGAGCATCCCATCCACGTCCATGTGAACGACTTCCAGCTCGTCGCCATGTCCGATCCCACCGTGGATCTGACCCTCGGGCCGCTGATGCAGGGCCTCGACAACGTCAACGTGCCGGCGCCGAACCTCGGCCCGGAGGAGAGCGTGATCCAGCCCGGCACCCTCTCCATCCGCACCCGCTTCCTGGATTATGCCGGCCTGTTCGTGATGCACTGCCACCGCCTCAACCATGAGGATAACGGCCTGATGGCGCTGGTGAATATCATTCCCGCCGTCTCCACCTACGCGGTCGCCATTCCCGGCGGGCCGGGGCGGGCGGCCAGCGTCCGCGTGTTCGACAACAACGGCGACCGCCTTCTCGCCACCGTCACGCCCTTTCCCGGCTTCGAGGGCACGGTGAATGTCGCCATGGGCGATGTGGATGGCGACGGCGTCTACGACCTGGTGGTGGGCGCCGGAGCCGGCCGCGCGCCGGAGGTCGCCGTGTTCTCCGGAGGGGCGGGCAAGGGCGGCGCGGGGCAGGGCGCGGCACCGTTCACCAGGGAACTGGCCCGGTTCCGGGCGTTCGATGCGGGCGCCACGGGCGGCGTCAGCGTCGCCGTGGCCCAGATCGACGGCACGACGGCCGACAACATCATCGCCGGTTCGGGGCCGGGTGTGCGCAGCGAAGTGAAGGTGTTCCGCTCCACCCTGCTGCCGCTGGGCTGGGCGCCGGCGCTGTTCTCCTCCTTCAGCCCCTACGGCGACGACCGCTCCGGCGTCACCCTCGGCACCGGCTTCGTGGATTTCGCCACCGGCCGGCAGAGCATCGTGACCGCGCCCGGTCCCGGCGCGCCGGCGCGAGTGAAGGTGTTCGCCTTCCCGCTCCTGTCGCCCATCGGCGCCGCGACGCCGGTGGCCCTGTCACCGCCCGCGCCCGCACCGGCGACGCCGATCCCGGCCGCCCTCGCGCCCTTTGGCGATATCTGCCGGGGTAATGTGGACCGGTTCGAGCCGGTGATCTCGGCCGAGTTCTCACCCTTCGGCGACGACTACAAGGGCGGGGTCTCGCTCGCCACCGGCTGGCTGGCCGGGGTGCTGGGCGGCGCCGAGCGGATCGTGGTGGGCCAGCTCGACGGCGGCACGGTGAAGGTGTTTTCCAGCGGCTCGGCGCTGGATGGCGGACCGGTGATGTATCTCCACAGCGCCGCCGCCCATCCTGCCGTCGCGTTCGGCGAGATGGCATCGCTCCAGCCGTTCGGTGCCGGCGGGCGCGGCCTGAGTGTCGCCACCACCAGCACCACCGAAGGCGCGGACCTCCTCGTCAGCGCGCCGCCGGAGGGGGGACGCCCGGCCAAGGTGCTGCGCTTCCACATGGTGCGGCCGGCCCCGTCCGCCAGGCAGCTGGAGGCCCGCCGGGTGGGCGAGACCGAGGTGGCGAGCACGGGCCGCATCACGCTGGGTGGGGATTGA
- a CDS encoding diguanylate cyclase with PAS/PAC sensor (TIGRFAM: PAS sensor protein; diguanylate cyclase~PFAM: GGDEF domain containing protein~KEGG: dar:Daro_1579 PAS:GGDEF) produces the protein MMRRAIGAMGGDPRFTVACGAPIASRGPVLATRGMDLTRDKPSWNHDTAHAPPRPHHRLPDLRCPHHPCRRRGRQGRPLHRLRGTAFHRPAHGPDRRALRCPHRPERRAAGDRLLGRLVRAVQVHGSGVRGAGRRVRAPYPLRQGGHRRRAGARFLFPDQLHPHPQLHPCPPGGRPRGRRHVRRRSAPLALRRPVPDRGEGDRSAGARAGNALTLGQEDGVDWRGRMSVARSAAPWAMNGGQSDPGSSRVAISGVANILPLRPSCDMVEPDILFTRILEFMQGGALALDRRGHVRAFNPAAERMLGLSPARAGEQPFATMLFDDPANDDFAQALLDAVYDAGTSHSRDIAYYRDGQLAWLNMITSTLWSHRTEAEPARKVGVVALFIDITERKVATEELRRANEELERRVQERTRQLAEANLKLQSEIAERVRAQERIANLAEHDVLTALPNRRRFERRLAAAVEQGEPFAVLYLDLDGFKAINDTHGHDTGDGLLQNVAERLRACLREDDTLARLGGDEFAVILASARTADEVRPVAERIIDHVGAPYGADGDPELKISVSVGIALYPQAGRTPRALLQAADRAMYEAKRGSRQPVRPPAPDSKEV, from the coding sequence ATGATGCGCCGTGCGATCGGGGCGATGGGAGGCGATCCGCGCTTCACGGTGGCGTGCGGGGCTCCGATCGCGTCGCGCGGTCCCGTTCTTGCTACGCGCGGCATGGATCTCACACGAGACAAGCCGAGCTGGAACCATGACACAGCCCACGCCCCGCCCCGGCCGCACCATCGCCTGCCCGACCTGCGATGCCCTCACCACCCTTGCCGCCGGCGAGGACGCCAAGGCCGCCCGCTGCACCGCCTGCGGGGGACCGCTTTTCACCGGCCGGCCCATGGCCCTGACCGCCGCGCGCTTCGATGCCCACACCGGCCAGAGCGACGTGCCGCTGGTGATCGACTTCTGGGCCGACTGGTGCGGGCCGTGCAAGTCCATGGCTCCGGTGTTCGAGGCGCTGGCCGCCGAGTTCGAGCCCCATATCCGCTTCGCCAAGGTGGACACCGACGCCGAGCGGGAGCTCGCTTCCTATTTCCGGATCAGCTCCATCCCCACCCTCAGCTTCATCCATGCCCACCGGGAGGTCGCCCGCGTGGCCGGCGCCATGTTCGCCGGCGATCTGCGCCGCTGGCTCTACGACGCCCTGTCCCAGACCGAGGAGAAGGAGACCGCAGCGCCGGAGCCCGCGCCGGAAACGCCCTGACCCTGGGGCAGGAAGACGGGGTAGACTGGCGCGGGCGCATGAGCGTCGCGCGGTCAGCGGCGCCGTGGGCGATGAATGGCGGCCAATCGGATCCCGGCAGCTCTCGTGTTGCCATTTCCGGCGTTGCCAATATCCTGCCGCTCCGCCCGAGTTGTGACATGGTTGAACCCGACATCCTTTTCACCCGCATCCTTGAGTTCATGCAGGGCGGGGCGCTCGCCCTCGACCGGCGGGGGCACGTGCGGGCGTTCAATCCGGCGGCGGAGCGCATGCTCGGCCTGTCGCCGGCGCGGGCCGGCGAGCAGCCGTTCGCGACCATGCTGTTCGACGATCCGGCCAACGACGATTTCGCGCAGGCGTTGCTCGACGCGGTCTACGACGCCGGCACCAGCCACAGCCGCGACATCGCCTATTATCGCGACGGCCAGCTCGCCTGGCTCAACATGATCACCTCGACCCTGTGGTCGCATCGCACCGAGGCCGAGCCCGCCCGCAAGGTGGGGGTGGTGGCGCTGTTCATCGATATCACCGAGCGCAAGGTCGCCACGGAAGAGCTGCGGCGCGCCAACGAGGAACTGGAGCGCCGGGTGCAGGAGCGCACCCGGCAGCTGGCCGAGGCCAATCTGAAGCTGCAGAGCGAGATTGCCGAGCGCGTGCGGGCGCAGGAGCGGATCGCCAACCTCGCGGAGCACGACGTGCTCACCGCGCTGCCCAACCGGCGGCGCTTCGAGCGGCGCCTCGCCGCCGCGGTCGAGCAGGGCGAGCCGTTCGCCGTGCTCTATCTCGATCTCGACGGGTTCAAGGCCATCAACGACACCCACGGGCACGACACCGGCGACGGCCTGTTGCAGAACGTGGCCGAGCGGCTGCGGGCCTGCCTGCGCGAGGACGACACGCTGGCGCGGCTCGGCGGCGACGAGTTCGCCGTCATCCTGGCATCCGCCCGCACGGCGGATGAGGTCCGGCCGGTTGCGGAACGGATCATCGACCATGTGGGCGCGCCCTATGGTGCCGATGGCGATCCCGAGCTGAAGATCAGCGTCAGCGTCGGCATCGCGCTCTACCCGCAGGCCGGGCGCACCCCGCGCGCGCTGCTCCAGGCGGCGGACCGGGCCATGTACGAAGCCAAGCGCGGCAGCCGCCAGCCGGTCCGCCCGCCGGCACCCGACAGCAAGGAGGTCTAG